Proteins encoded in a region of the Cyclopterus lumpus isolate fCycLum1 chromosome 23, fCycLum1.pri, whole genome shotgun sequence genome:
- the LOC117726137 gene encoding pleckstrin homology domain-containing family A member 5-like isoform X3, producing MAADPKPDWLSCLPSSWSYGVTRDGRIFFINEEAKSTTWLHPVTGEAVITGHRTTPDLPTGWEEGYTFEGARCFINLCPTHV from the exons ATGGCGGCGGATCCTAAGCCGGACTGGCTCTcctgcctcccctcttcttGGAGTTATGGCGTAACTCGGGATGGACGCATATTCTTCATCAA CGAAGAAGCAAAGAGCACAACCTGGTTGCATCCTGTTACCGGAGAGGCTGTAATCACGGGGCACAGGACAACTCCAG ATTTACCAACAGGATGGGAGGAAGGATACACATTTGAGGGCGCTCGCTGCTTCATCAA